Below is a genomic region from Rhodococcus sp. WMMA185.
CCGAGATCGATGCCATCGAGATCGACACGGACCGGGAAGACCGTCGTGAACCAGCCAACCGTGCGGGACAGGTCGGCGCCCGGCACGATCTGCTGCTCACGTCCGTGACCTTCGAGTCGGATCAGCATGGACGTCTCCCGAATTCCACGCTCCGCGCGCCAAGCCGACGAGGCCACGGCCAGCGCAGTCAGAAGCACATCGAGGGCGCCCCCGTGATACATCTGTGCGGCCGTGGTCAGCAGCACCGACGTGTCGCCGGAGGTCGTCTCGACGCTCACATCCTGTAATACGGTCGCCACGTCCACGCCGGGATCCAGAGGGCGGTCGGTGATCAGCGGGTCGGGCGCCGAGATGATGCTCTGCCAGCGCGCCAGCTCGACCGTCCGCTCACTACGACATGCTTCTTCTTCCAGGGCGTACGCCCACCTACGCATCGACGTCCCCGTTTCCGGGAGGTCCGCGGCCTGCCCTGCCGAGATCTGCGACCAGGCGGCGGCGAAGTCGGGCAGCAGAATCCGCCAGGACACGCCGTCCACTGCAAGATGATGAGCCACCACGATCAAGCGACCCGTCGGTGCCGAGTCCCGTGCACTCGGTACCGGGTCGAGCCAAACGAACTGAACAACGACGCCGTCGAACGGGCGCAACCGCTCGACGGCCGCCTGGTGCTCGGCCGTCACGAGCGCCGAAAGCGCATCGGCATCGGCGTCCGCATCGAACACCACCCGGCGGATCATCGACTCGGCATCGCGGTCGGTTGCCGGACGGGTCTCCATCTGCCACCGTCCGTCGGTGGCGCGAAGCAGTCGCGACCGCAGCATGTCGTGGTGGGCGATCACCGCGGTGGCGGTCGCAGCGAGTGCGTCGAATTCGATTCCACTCGGCAGTTCGACGAGGATGCTCTGGCTGAACCGTTCGAAGTGTCCTCCCCGCTCGATCAGATACCGAACCACGGGGGTCAGCGGGAACGTCCCGACTCCGCCACCCTCGAATTCGCCCAGGCGAACCTCGGCGTCACCGTCCGCCGTCTCCGCTGCCGCTGCCAACGCGGCCACCGTCCTGTGTTCGAACACCTGTTGCGGGGTCAACAACAGGCCACGCGCCTTGGCCCTCGACACCACCCGGATCGACAGGATGCTGTCGCCGCCCAACGCAAAGAACGAGTCGTGCAACCCGACCTTCTCCACACCGAGTACTTCGGAAAAGACCGACGCCAGCGCTCCCTCTGCCAGTGTCCGCGGCTCCACGTAGGCCTCTGTGGTGGTTTCGGGTGGGGGTAAGGCACCACGATCGACCTTCCCACTCACCGTCACCGGCAACTCCTCCAACACCACCACCACCGACGGCACCAAATACCCCGGCAACACCGACCCCGCAAACCCCACCACCACCTCCGGATCCACCACCACACCCCGATCCGGCACCACATACCCCACCAACCGCGACCCCCACGCCACCACCACCGCCCGCGACACCCCCACACACCGAGCCAGAACCGACTCCACCTCCCCGAGCTCCACCCGCTGCCCCCGCACCTTCACCTGAAAATCACCACGCCCCCAAAACTCCAACACCCCCTCCGACGACCACCGCACCAAATCCCCCGTCCGATACAACCGCGAACCCGACACCGCAAACGGATTCGCCACAAAACTCGCCGCCGTCAAACCCGGACGATTCCGATACCCCCGCGCCAAACCCCCACCCCCCACATACAACTCCCCCACCACACCCACCGGCACCGGACGCAACCACCCGTCCAACACCACCACCGACACACCCCGACCCGGACCCCCCACCGACACCGCACCCCCCGCCACCAACGGATCGGACACCGTCGCCTGCACCGTCACCTCCGTCGGCCCATACGCATCGAACAACTCCCGACCCGGCGCCCACACAGCCACCAACTCCGGCGCACACACCTCACCGGCCACCACCAACACCCGCACACACCCCAACCCCCCAGGCTCGAGCGTCGCCAACACCGACGGCGTCAGAAAACAATGCGTCACCCCCTCCCCCTCGAGCACCGCCGACAACTGCGCACCCCCCACCACCGACGAGGGCACCACCACCAACCGCGCCCCCACCGAAAACGCCATCAACCACTCGTACACCGACGCATCAAAACTCGGCGACGACACATGCGACACCCGCGACGACGACGACACCGAAAACCGATCACGCTCCTCCGCAGCCAAACTCGCCACACCCTCATGCGTGACCACCACACCCTTCGGCGTCCCCGTCGACCCCGACGTATACATCACATACGCCGCATCACAGACCCGCACCGGCGCAACCCGATCCGAATCCGACACCGGCCCAGCCGACACACCCTCCCCGAAACCCGGCCCATCAACCTCCAACCACTCCACCCCACCCCCGAGCCGGCCACCCGACAACGACAACCCCACCACCGCACCCGAATCAGCCACCAACCACTCAACCCGCGCCGCCGGCAACCCCGGATCCACCGGCACGAACGCCGCCCCCGACTTCGCCACCGCCCACACCCCCACCACCAACTCCACCGACCTCGGCAACCCCAACGCCACCACCGAACCCGGCCCCACCCCACGAGCAATCAACACCCGCGCCCACCGAGACGACCACCCATCCAACTCCCCATACGACAACTGAACACCCGCACACGACACCGCCACCGCCAACGGATCCACCCGAGCACCAGCCACCAACACCTCCCCCAACGAGCGCCCCACAACACCCACACCCCCACACACCAACCCCACACCACCACCAACATCCAACCCACCCAACACCACACCCGGATCCTCGATCCCAGCGGCGAGAACACGGGCAAGCTGCTCTGATTCGCCTGGGCGGTCTGCGTCTACAACCCAGCAACCCTCCCCGACTTCGACGGCGAAAAACTCGACGTCCGTCGGTGATTTCCATCGATCCATCACGGTGATGCCGCAGTCACCGATCCGGTCGACACCGAGTGGTTCCCGCACTGCTCCCACCACCGACCACGGAACCGGCTCTGACGCAGGCGCATCCGCAGGAGCGACGAAACGATGCCGACGGGATCGCCGCAGTTGCAGGCCCACCTGCCGCGTCAATGCTTCGAAGGACTGGCTCGGTGCGAGGGCAAACCTGACGGGCTCGATTCCTCCTTGCGACCGGTGTCCGAGCACCACGTCATCGACGCCGGTGCGGCGGTGCCAATACACCGCAAGCGCGGCCAACAGCACAGCGGCAGGCCCACCACCGCTGCGGCGGACCAGTCGGGCTAACGCACTTCGGACCGGAATCTCTACTCGGCGTGCGCTTTCCCGGTCGGGACCCGAGGCCGGCGATGCCTCCGCTCGAGGCGCCTGTTCGAGCAACTGTGCCCAGTAGTGACGGTCGGCGCTCCACGCGTCACTCTCGCGGTAGCGCGCATCAGCCGCGAGCTGGACTCCGGGCGCGACGAACGGCGAGGGTTCCACTGGATCCGCAGTTCGATTCGCCCGCTCGGCCCCGTAGATCTCGGCGGTTCGCCCCACCACTGCATTCATGCCGGGCTCGTCACCGACGAGTCGGTGGTAGCGCTGGAACCAACCGTATCGGGCGTTCGGAAGCCGGAACAGGACGTGCGAATACATCGGTCCGGCGAAAGCGTCGAACGGCCGGCTTACCAAGTCCGCGATCAGTGACGCCACCCGGCAACCGAGTGTGATGCCCGGTTCCGCCGCGTGATCGCTCGATTCGGTCAGGTCGACGATGTCGGGGCCGGTCACAGGTGCGACGCCGGTGATCCTGCCCGGATCCGAACCCTCGAGCACGAAAGTGTCTTGCAGGCCGGGGTACTCAGTCAGTGCCTGCCGCAGTGCGCGGCAGAAGGCGTCCTCATCGAGCGGACCGTCGAGTTCGAGGTACTGCCCGAAGGAGGTATCACCCTGCCCAGTGCCGAGCACCGTTCGTTGGTCGTAGGTGAGCGGTAGGAACTCACCCGTAGTCATGGAACCCTCGCCCGGTCTTACGCCCGCAATGACCGGCCTCGACCAGAGCGACGAGCGCCGAAGGCGGGCGGTAGTGATCGTCTCCGGTCAACTCGCGCAGCGCGGTCATCGTGTCGCGGACGTTGTCGAGGCCGATCAGATCTGCGGTGCGCAGCGGTCCCATTGGGTGGCCGAGGCAACCCTCGAACAGGGCATCGACGGTTTCGGCGTCGGCGAGACCAGCGTCCACTGCGGTCGCCGCCTCACCGATACACAGCATGAGAACGCGATTGAGCACGAAGCCAGGTCTGTCACCGACGACGATGCCGGTCTTGTTCAGCGATTCGACGAGCGCGAGCGCACGGTCGAGCGACTGCGCAGACGTGCGCGGGCCCCGAACCACCTCGACCGTGTCCTTGAGCGGTGCGGGGTTCATGAAGTGCAGGCCGACGACATTCTCAGGCCGTGAGGTGTTCTCCGCGAGCTTGTCCACGGGAATGCCCGACGTGCAGGAGGCCAAGAGGGTGTCGGGTGGACATACTCGACCGAGTTCGGCGAACACCCTCTCCTTGAGATCGATTCGCTCGGGAACGCACTCGATGACTACATCGGCCTCGGACAGATCGGACATCTGCCCCGTCCAGTTCACCCGCGCCGCCACATCTCGAGGTTCGGTGCCATCACGTCGGCCGAGAAGTATCGCCAGGCGCAGCGAGTCCCTCGTCCGCGACCGGGCCAGTTCGACCATCTGAGGATCAGGCTCTACGACGACGACCTCGTGGCCGGCCCTCGCGAGACATTCGGTCACCCCCGCGCCCATCGTTCCTGCCCCGACCACACCCACGTTCATTGCACCGTCTCCGACGAGTGAGGCGTTAATTGAGCTGCCTTCGAGGAGTGATCGGCCTCGTCTTGCTGAACGTATTCCATCGCTACTTCCTGGGCGGGGAGGTCCGGGTGAACCGCCAGCTCCGTCACTAATCGACAGAGATCGTCGAGCATCGCTTCGACCGTGCCTTCGTCGAAGAGGTCTGTGGCGTACTCGAGTTCGAGTGTCGGTCCCGGTGCGGGTGCCGATCCTTGCCCCCGGGTCCGCGAGAGACCGAGTTCGACGGTGGTGCCCGGCGGTTCGCTGACGCTGCGCTCTCCGTCACAGCGCACCGGGAAGAGCTCCGCCGCCGCACTCACGGTTTCGTCCGAGGACAATTGCCGACGCACGGCCGACACCAACTCGTGGAAGGTGGGTTCGTCGGACATGTCGACGCTCACCAGCCGCGACCGGGCGCCCGGGGCCGCTGCAGCGGCGACGGTGATCTCGTCCTCGGCGGTATACCAGGCGAGCAGCGTGAGCCAAGCGGCGAGCAGTTCGGACTCTTCCGGATCGCCATCGAAGGGCCGACTCACCCACCCGGGCACATAGCTGGGCGGTTTCGAACCATTCGACGTTTTTCGGGGGCGGTCCGCCGGAACCAACGGCGGTGACACCGACAGCGGGCGGAGTGTCGATACCTCGGACGGCTCCTCGAGGAACATAGAAATCGGCTGTGCGTGAGAAGCGCTCGCGAGTGCCTCGAGGATCCCGAGATACTGCGCGCAGAGCGCCGCTGCGGTCTGCTCTGTGAACAGTTCCGTGCTGAACTCGAGCCCGGAAGCCATGCCCTCCTCGCCTGCCCGCTCCGTAGTGATGAGTGTGAGATCGAACTTGGCCGTACCGGATGGCACGCCACCGAATGCGATGGCTCCGGGACTCTCCTGGTCGAACAGCGTTTCGGTGAGTCCGTGTTGCGACTGCCGAGCAGGTAGTTGCTGATGAACATGGCACACGTCGAACAGCGGCGTCCGGCTCATGTCGCGGTCGCCGGTCAGTGCCGTGACGACACGGTCGAAGGGGATCTCCTGGTGCTCGAGGGCGCCGAGCACCACACTCCGCACACGAGCCAACAGTTCGGTGATGGTCGGATCGCCGGACAGATCGGCACGCAGCGCCACAGTGCTGTTGAAGTATCCGATCAAGCTCTCGAGTTCGGGGCGATTCCGCCCCGTCGTCGGGGTCCCGACAACTAGATCACGCTGGCGACTCCGGCTCGCCATGAGAAGGTAGAAGGCCGAGAGCAGGACCACGAACAGCGACACCGACTCGCGTCGCGCCACCGCCCGCAAGCTCTCCGTCAACTCCTGGGAGACCTTGAAGGTGTGGAACGCACCGGTGAAGTTCTTTCGTTCCGGGCGTGGGAAGTCGGTGGGCAACCGCAACACCGGAACGTCCTGCAAGACCGTTCGCCAGTACTCGAGTTCCGCATCGAGCGACGTACCCGCGAGCAGTTCCCGCTGCCAGAGCGCATAGTCCCAGTACTGGAGAGGCAACGGGGCCAGATCTGCCGGCCGACCGGATACCCGCGCCCCGTACAAGGCGGGAATCTCCCCTTCGAAGATCCGCGGCGACCCACCGTCGTTGACAGAGTGGTGTGAAGTGACCTGTAGTACGTGTTCGTCCGGGCCGAGCTTGATCAACAGCGCCCGAATCAGTGGGTCGGTGGCGAGATCGAACGGCACGATCGCGGCCTCGTGCACGAGCACGCGCGCCGCGGCAACGGGGTCCGATTCACCCGACACGTCGGCAGTCCGGAAGAAGTCACCGAGGGACTCCCTGATCCGCAGTTCCGGTTCTCCGTCGACCTCAACGTAGTTGGACAGCAGCACCCGGTGCCGATCCG
It encodes:
- a CDS encoding 3-hydroxyacyl-CoA dehydrogenase family protein; amino-acid sequence: MNVGVVGAGTMGAGVTECLARAGHEVVVVEPDPQMVELARSRTRDSLRLAILLGRRDGTEPRDVAARVNWTGQMSDLSEADVVIECVPERIDLKERVFAELGRVCPPDTLLASCTSGIPVDKLAENTSRPENVVGLHFMNPAPLKDTVEVVRGPRTSAQSLDRALALVESLNKTGIVVGDRPGFVLNRVLMLCIGEAATAVDAGLADAETVDALFEGCLGHPMGPLRTADLIGLDNVRDTMTALRELTGDDHYRPPSALVALVEAGHCGRKTGRGFHDYG